One part of the Halobacteria archaeon AArc-dxtr1 genome encodes these proteins:
- the pstB gene encoding phosphate ABC transporter ATP-binding protein PstB, translating to MWDRTDEPDDSTRVDDAVIQSRNLDVYYGETQALQGIDMDIPETKVTALIGPSGCGKSTFLRSINRMNDLIDVANVDGELFFHGKNVYDEDVDPVALRRKIGMVFQKPNPFPKSIFENVAYGLRVQGKDDDVERKVRQALDRAALLDEVDGRLDESGLDLSGGQQQRLCIARAIAPDPEVLLMDEPASALDPVATSQIEDLVEELAEEYTVVIVTHNMQQAARISDKTAVFLTGGDLVEFDDTNKIFNNPENQRVEDYITGKFG from the coding sequence ATGTGGGACCGAACCGACGAGCCCGACGACAGCACCCGTGTCGACGACGCGGTCATCCAGTCTCGTAATCTCGACGTCTACTACGGCGAGACCCAGGCGCTACAGGGGATCGACATGGACATCCCCGAGACCAAAGTGACCGCCCTGATCGGCCCCTCGGGCTGTGGAAAGTCGACGTTCCTGCGCTCGATCAACCGGATGAACGACCTGATCGACGTCGCCAACGTCGACGGGGAGCTCTTCTTCCATGGCAAGAACGTCTACGACGAGGACGTCGATCCCGTCGCGCTCCGACGGAAGATCGGGATGGTGTTCCAGAAGCCAAACCCGTTCCCAAAGAGTATCTTCGAGAACGTCGCCTACGGGCTGCGCGTCCAGGGCAAAGACGACGACGTCGAGCGGAAGGTTCGACAGGCACTGGATCGGGCAGCGCTGCTCGACGAGGTCGATGGCCGACTCGACGAGTCCGGCCTCGACCTCTCTGGCGGGCAACAACAGCGCCTCTGCATCGCGCGGGCGATCGCCCCCGACCCGGAGGTGTTGCTCATGGACGAACCCGCGAGCGCGCTCGACCCCGTCGCGACCTCCCAGATTGAGGATCTGGTCGAGGAGTTAGCCGAGGAGTACACCGTCGTCATCGTCACCCACAACATGCAGCAAGCGGCCCGCATCTCCGATAAGACCGCAGTCTTCCTCACCGGCGGCGACCTCGTCGAGTTCGACGATACCAACAAGATCTTCAACAACCCAGAGAACCAGCGCGTCGAAGATTACATCACCGGCAAGTTCGGGTGA